In a single window of the Gemmatimonadaceae bacterium genome:
- a CDS encoding aminotransferase class V-fold PLP-dependent enzyme has product MSQPGSSRREFLRSVGVTSAALMAPIPLAEAMSLEGHVAPRGVPALGGSHDGASRGLALAPNDFLFEPGLTYLQTGSLGPTPRPVMEKALGAWTTLESNPAAQGYGPLEQALDDVRAKAATFLGCKTEEMILTNCTTEGMNWIAQGLGLAPGDRVLTTDQEHPGGRVCWDYAVRKFGIGLDVVPIAPGETDTQAIVLRFLRAITPNTKVLSFSHLLSSTGLRMPVAELSQLAREHGCLAVVDGAQAVGAIAVNLKALGCHAYATSGHKWLLAPKGTGLLYLSEEVGARIDPVALQSGRAGYSASSGVSSIPSVIGLGAAIDYLTTIGMAKVEAHNLALRARLHAALGSLPQVTIVSGGAGPTASPLLSYRLPDAVKAGDLHARLRTKHRVEVKVVPGNWFNGQRISTHLFNTEQDVDALLRALAAELR; this is encoded by the coding sequence ATGTCGCAACCCGGTTCATCTCGTCGTGAGTTCCTGCGCAGCGTTGGCGTTACCTCGGCCGCGCTCATGGCGCCGATTCCGCTCGCCGAGGCGATGTCGCTTGAGGGACATGTGGCTCCTCGCGGCGTTCCGGCGCTCGGCGGATCGCACGACGGCGCGTCGCGCGGGCTCGCGCTCGCCCCCAACGACTTTCTCTTCGAGCCCGGACTCACCTACCTGCAGACCGGTTCCCTGGGCCCCACGCCGCGCCCGGTGATGGAGAAGGCGCTCGGCGCGTGGACTACCCTCGAGAGCAATCCGGCGGCGCAGGGCTACGGCCCGCTGGAACAGGCGCTGGATGACGTGCGCGCCAAGGCCGCCACCTTTCTCGGGTGCAAGACCGAGGAGATGATCCTCACCAACTGCACCACCGAAGGAATGAACTGGATCGCCCAGGGCTTGGGGCTCGCCCCGGGTGATCGCGTCCTCACTACCGACCAGGAGCATCCCGGCGGACGCGTGTGCTGGGACTATGCCGTTCGCAAGTTCGGCATCGGGCTCGACGTCGTCCCGATTGCACCCGGTGAGACTGACACGCAGGCGATCGTCCTTCGCTTCCTGCGCGCCATCACGCCGAATACCAAGGTCCTCTCCTTCTCGCACCTGCTCAGCTCCACCGGGCTACGGATGCCTGTCGCCGAACTATCGCAACTGGCGCGTGAACACGGGTGCCTGGCGGTGGTGGACGGGGCGCAGGCGGTCGGTGCCATTGCGGTCAACCTCAAGGCGCTCGGATGCCACGCGTACGCCACGAGCGGGCACAAGTGGCTGCTGGCGCCCAAGGGGACCGGGCTGCTCTACCTGAGCGAGGAGGTTGGCGCACGGATCGACCCGGTGGCGCTGCAGAGCGGGCGTGCGGGCTACTCGGCCTCGTCAGGCGTTTCGTCCATCCCGAGCGTGATCGGGCTGGGAGCGGCGATCGACTACCTCACCACCATCGGGATGGCGAAGGTCGAGGCGCACAACCTGGCACTGCGCGCACGGCTGCACGCCGCGCTTGGATCGCTGCCGCAGGTAACGATCGTGAGCGGCGGAGCGGGCCCCACCGCCTCGCCACTGTTGAGCTATCGTCTTCCCGATGCGGTGAAAGCCGGCGACCTGCACGCGCGGTTGCGGACAAAGCACCGCGTGGAAGTGAAGGTGGTGCCGGGCAACTGGTTCAACGGCCAGCGCATCTCGACACACCTGTTCAACACCGAGCAGGACGTCGACGCGCTCCTTCGCGCGCTGGCGGCGGAACTTCGTTAG
- a CDS encoding alpha/beta hydrolase: MDITALTIPGLYDSSPEHWQSMWESRDATIQRVVQSEWELPERADWVSCLDAAIIGVRQPVVLVAHSTGCPLVAHWAVSASPLRHLNVRGALLVAPSDPDGPNYPAGPTGFSPVPMIRLPFPSIVVGSSNDPYCAAEVARSYATAWGSRYVEVEGGAHLNADAGYGEWPAGWGLLEELRAAPVPDEWLPSWLGDEASLDAFLACFFDGSFPIAWWTHGAHVGMAAAVLWSTPIPRALNRLRDAIRHYNTSQGGHNTDSSGYHETLTRLWLGAIAASMTTLPAECSRLEAVRQMYRAYARRSAFFRDWYSVELLKSLPARRGWMAPDLELTGIAGSVFAPHTEH, encoded by the coding sequence ATGGACATCACCGCCCTCACGATCCCCGGCCTCTACGACTCGTCGCCCGAGCACTGGCAGAGCATGTGGGAGTCGCGCGACGCGACCATCCAGCGCGTGGTGCAGTCGGAGTGGGAGCTGCCCGAGCGCGCCGATTGGGTCTCGTGCCTGGACGCGGCAATCATCGGCGTTAGGCAGCCGGTGGTGCTCGTGGCACATAGCACGGGGTGTCCGCTCGTGGCGCACTGGGCGGTGTCGGCGTCGCCGCTGCGGCACCTCAATGTGCGAGGGGCGTTGCTGGTGGCGCCGAGCGACCCCGACGGACCGAACTACCCCGCCGGGCCCACCGGCTTCTCGCCCGTGCCGATGATCCGCCTCCCCTTCCCTTCCATCGTGGTCGGCAGCAGCAATGATCCGTACTGTGCTGCCGAGGTTGCACGGTCGTATGCAACCGCGTGGGGGAGCCGCTATGTGGAGGTGGAGGGGGGCGCGCACCTCAACGCCGACGCCGGCTATGGGGAGTGGCCGGCGGGGTGGGGGTTGCTCGAGGAGCTGCGCGCGGCGCCGGTGCCTGACGAGTGGCTCCCGTCGTGGCTGGGCGATGAAGCGTCGCTCGACGCCTTTCTGGCGTGCTTCTTCGACGGGAGCTTCCCGATTGCCTGGTGGACGCATGGGGCGCACGTCGGAATGGCGGCCGCGGTGCTCTGGTCCACGCCAATCCCGCGCGCGCTGAATCGGCTTCGGGACGCCATCAGGCACTACAACACGAGTCAGGGCGGGCACAACACCGACAGCAGCGGCTATCACGAGACGCTGACGCGCCTCTGGCTGGGGGCGATTGCCGCGTCGATGACCACGCTCCCGGCGGAGTGCTCGCGACTGGAGGCGGTGCGGCAGATGTACCGGGCCTATGCGCGTCGCTCGGCGTTCTTTCGCGATTGGTACTCGGTGGAGCTGCTCAAGTCGTTGCCGGCGCGGCGGGGGTGGATGGCGCCGGACCTGGAGTTGACGGGGATTGCCGGCTCGGTGTTCGCGCCGCACACGGAGCACTAA
- a CDS encoding penicillin acylase family protein: MMQRALALGGMIVAVAHAAAAQPSRPYADRVEILRTTHGVPHIRAEDFGAFGYAMAWVQLEDYGDRVALGLVRARGHLGRYYGRDSLERDFEARLAHQRAAETFRQLQQETRATYHGFAAGVNDYVRQHRGEMPMWMPTDFTGEDVAALWMEEAVPNAAQSFADRARARRERARQDSLQREGEGSNAWAFAPSRTKSGRTILLRNPHLEWTAGYYEAQVTIPGVMDFYGDFRIGNPSLLVGGFNRELGWATTNNNTDNEALYALDVDTTQVDHYLLDGESRPLQRVDVVAEFRNGAGLSSEVRTMWRTHVGPVVERANGKVYVVRWPSEGEFRKGEQFLRLMRARTLDEWKEAMRLRAHTTSNFTYADARGNIFYVWNATVPALPHPSGGDSIAIPVRTSVEMWRDMVPFDSLPQLLNPPGGYIQQSNDPFHYTNLNAIIDSTRWPSNFSRPALGFRTQLALRLVTAKPKMTLDDVVALKHSYRMLVGERFTDDLLAAVRASNPAPDVADAAAMLSRWDRTTAPASRGGVLFEAWFTRHLQGGETMRGLPMAERQRRTFATPWTSARPNDTPSGLADPARAAADFAWAVGETVRRYGRADVAWGDVHRVRRGNVDVPVGGCTGALGCFRVLQYSDAPDGKRIARGGDGWVLAVEFTPTPRAVSVLAYGESSRPESPFFADQAAMFARGEMKPVAFTAADVERTTIRRYRPGR, encoded by the coding sequence ATGATGCAGCGCGCACTTGCACTGGGCGGAATGATCGTCGCTGTGGCGCACGCGGCGGCGGCGCAACCGTCGCGCCCGTATGCCGATCGGGTCGAGATTCTCCGCACCACGCACGGCGTCCCGCACATTCGCGCCGAGGATTTTGGTGCGTTCGGCTACGCCATGGCGTGGGTGCAGCTCGAGGACTACGGCGATCGCGTGGCGCTGGGACTGGTGCGCGCACGCGGGCACCTGGGGCGTTACTACGGGCGCGACTCGCTCGAGCGCGACTTCGAGGCCCGCCTCGCGCACCAGCGCGCCGCGGAGACATTCCGGCAGTTGCAACAAGAGACGCGCGCCACCTACCACGGTTTTGCGGCCGGCGTGAACGACTACGTGCGGCAGCACCGCGGCGAGATGCCGATGTGGATGCCGACCGACTTCACCGGTGAGGACGTCGCCGCGCTCTGGATGGAGGAGGCCGTCCCCAACGCGGCGCAGTCCTTCGCCGATCGCGCGCGTGCTCGCCGCGAGCGCGCTCGACAGGATTCGCTGCAGCGGGAAGGCGAAGGGTCCAACGCCTGGGCCTTTGCCCCGTCGCGCACGAAGTCGGGGCGCACCATCCTGCTGCGCAATCCGCACCTGGAGTGGACCGCTGGCTACTACGAGGCGCAGGTCACGATTCCCGGCGTGATGGACTTCTACGGCGACTTCCGCATCGGGAATCCGTCGCTGCTCGTGGGCGGCTTCAATCGCGAGCTGGGATGGGCAACGACGAACAACAACACCGACAACGAGGCGCTCTACGCCCTGGATGTCGACACCACGCAGGTCGACCACTACCTGCTGGATGGCGAGAGCCGGCCGCTGCAGCGCGTGGACGTCGTCGCCGAGTTTCGCAACGGCGCCGGCCTCTCGAGCGAGGTGCGCACGATGTGGCGCACGCACGTGGGGCCGGTGGTGGAGCGGGCCAACGGCAAGGTGTACGTCGTGCGCTGGCCGTCGGAGGGAGAGTTCCGCAAGGGAGAGCAGTTCCTGCGCCTGATGCGCGCACGCACGCTCGACGAGTGGAAGGAGGCAATGCGCCTGCGCGCGCACACCACGTCGAACTTCACGTACGCCGATGCGCGCGGGAACATCTTCTACGTCTGGAACGCCACGGTGCCGGCGTTGCCGCATCCGTCGGGCGGTGACTCGATCGCCATCCCGGTGCGCACCTCGGTCGAGATGTGGCGCGACATGGTCCCCTTCGATTCGCTCCCGCAACTGCTTAACCCGCCCGGCGGCTACATCCAGCAATCGAACGACCCGTTCCACTACACCAACCTCAACGCCATCATCGATTCCACGCGCTGGCCGTCGAACTTCTCGCGCCCCGCGTTAGGCTTCCGCACGCAGCTTGCCCTTCGCCTGGTGACGGCGAAGCCGAAGATGACGCTGGACGATGTCGTGGCGCTCAAGCACTCGTATCGCATGCTGGTCGGTGAGCGTTTCACCGACGACCTGCTGGCCGCGGTGCGTGCGTCCAACCCCGCCCCCGACGTTGCCGATGCGGCAGCGATGCTGTCGCGGTGGGACCGTACCACCGCCCCGGCCTCGCGCGGCGGCGTCCTGTTCGAAGCCTGGTTCACCCGTCACCTGCAAGGGGGCGAGACAATGCGCGGGCTCCCCATGGCCGAACGCCAGCGGCGCACCTTCGCCACGCCGTGGACGTCGGCGCGCCCCAACGACACGCCGTCGGGACTCGCCGACCCGGCGCGCGCCGCCGCCGACTTCGCGTGGGCCGTGGGTGAAACGGTGCGCCGTTACGGTCGCGCCGACGTCGCCTGGGGCGATGTGCATCGCGTGCGCCGCGGAAACGTCGACGTTCCGGTCGGCGGCTGCACGGGAGCGTTGGGGTGCTTCCGCGTCCTGCAGTACAGCGATGCGCCCGACGGCAAGCGCATCGCGCGCGGCGGTGATGGCTGGGTCCTCGCCGTCGAGTTCACCCCCACCCCTCGCGCGGTGTCGGTGCTGGCCTACGGCGAAAGCTCGCGCCCCGAATCTCCCTTCTTTGCCGACCAGGCCGCGATGTTCGCCCGTGGCGAGATGAAGCCCGTCGCCTTCACCGCCGCCGACGTCGAACGCACCACCATCCGCCGCTACCGCCCGGGGCGTTAG
- a CDS encoding NAD-dependent epimerase/dehydratase family protein produces MSSRRSFLKTSAVIGGAMALAPASSSAAASRAFEDKRRDVGRAPASLNMLILGGTGFTGPEQVEYAIARGHRVTLFNRNKTRPGMFKGKVAEELIGDLNSDTSALKGKRFDVVIDNPTTFPAWVRNAAQYLKGNTKHYIFVSTTSVYRDQSQIGIDESSPTTPMPDGVDPYTLDPQHSSRYYGALKTRAEQEVATHYPDMHTVIRPCLIVGPLDRTDRFTYWPARIDQGGEVLAPDKPDDPCQFIDSRDLAEWTVRVAEARTFGTYNAVGPQHPMTIAEMLYGVKAVTTAGAHFTWVPWEFLQAQGVRPWRHMTVWQPPYGATAGYQRRKAEKAIAAGLTFRSMAVTAKDTLDWHKTRPAEEQARTLRGEVNGLDMKREAEVLAAWKATQPK; encoded by the coding sequence ATGAGCAGTCGCCGCTCATTTCTCAAGACGAGTGCCGTCATCGGCGGTGCGATGGCACTCGCCCCCGCGTCGTCCAGCGCCGCAGCCTCGCGCGCGTTCGAAGACAAACGACGCGATGTCGGGCGCGCCCCGGCCTCGCTCAACATGCTCATCCTCGGTGGCACCGGCTTCACCGGCCCCGAGCAGGTCGAGTATGCCATCGCCCGCGGGCACCGCGTCACGCTCTTCAACCGCAACAAGACGCGCCCCGGCATGTTCAAGGGAAAGGTGGCCGAGGAACTCATCGGCGACTTGAACAGCGACACCAGCGCGCTCAAGGGGAAACGGTTCGACGTGGTGATCGACAATCCCACGACCTTCCCCGCGTGGGTGCGCAACGCGGCGCAGTACCTCAAGGGAAACACGAAGCACTACATCTTCGTCTCGACCACCTCGGTCTATCGCGACCAGAGCCAGATCGGGATCGATGAAAGCTCGCCGACCACGCCGATGCCCGACGGCGTCGATCCGTATACGCTCGATCCGCAACACTCGTCCCGATATTACGGCGCGCTCAAGACACGCGCCGAGCAGGAGGTCGCCACGCACTACCCCGACATGCACACGGTCATTCGTCCGTGCCTCATCGTCGGGCCACTCGATCGCACCGACCGCTTCACCTACTGGCCGGCGCGCATCGACCAGGGCGGGGAAGTGCTCGCCCCCGACAAGCCGGACGATCCGTGCCAGTTCATCGACTCGCGCGACCTTGCCGAGTGGACGGTGCGTGTGGCCGAGGCGCGCACCTTCGGCACCTACAACGCCGTGGGGCCACAGCATCCCATGACGATTGCCGAGATGCTGTACGGCGTGAAGGCGGTGACGACGGCCGGGGCGCACTTCACCTGGGTCCCGTGGGAGTTCCTGCAGGCGCAAGGTGTTCGCCCGTGGCGGCACATGACGGTGTGGCAACCGCCATACGGCGCCACGGCTGGCTACCAACGTCGCAAGGCGGAGAAGGCCATCGCCGCCGGGCTCACCTTCCGGTCCATGGCGGTGACGGCGAAGGACACGCTCGACTGGCACAAGACGCGGCCGGCGGAGGAGCAGGCGCGCACGCTGCGCGGCGAGGTGAACGGACTCGACATGAAGCGCGAGGCGGAAGTGCTCGCGGCGTGGAAGGCGACCCAACCGAAATGA
- a CDS encoding Rieske 2Fe-2S domain-containing protein yields the protein MPHGWYYVAPVESMRRPVEITLGNREYVAFAVDRQLHVLDGRCAHFGAHLARGNVVGHCLECPLHGWRFRGDGRCDGTPSGEVPPEAARLDAYPVAVLGGHLFFHTDPAHTTPAPFFADASSDALISAPPFAFDVEMPWWMVSTNGFDAQHFLTAHDRKLVGSPEILRRDDHFEARASFEVVGTAWRDRVTHVLAGPRSEMTVRNAGAGALILVTSRFGRTTTYGLVSIHPRSATRSHVRTIVWMHPRTGLARGIDAIDVRVRASFIRAFIEPDIVAGEGIQFDPRRTIGADALVSEYLAWLAARARPAAEPRPTAS from the coding sequence GTGCCGCACGGCTGGTACTATGTCGCCCCGGTCGAGTCGATGCGGCGCCCCGTGGAGATCACGCTGGGGAATCGAGAGTACGTCGCCTTCGCGGTCGACCGTCAGTTGCACGTGCTGGACGGTCGCTGCGCGCACTTCGGGGCGCACCTGGCACGCGGCAACGTCGTGGGGCACTGCCTCGAGTGCCCGCTGCACGGCTGGCGCTTTCGCGGCGACGGTCGATGCGATGGCACGCCCTCGGGCGAAGTCCCGCCGGAAGCCGCGCGACTCGATGCCTATCCCGTCGCGGTTCTCGGCGGCCACCTCTTCTTCCACACCGATCCGGCGCACACGACACCGGCACCGTTCTTCGCGGACGCGTCGAGCGACGCCCTCATCTCGGCGCCGCCGTTCGCCTTCGATGTGGAGATGCCGTGGTGGATGGTGAGCACCAACGGGTTCGATGCCCAGCACTTCCTCACGGCGCACGACCGAAAGCTCGTAGGATCACCCGAAATCCTCAGGCGAGACGATCACTTCGAGGCACGCGCGTCGTTCGAGGTGGTGGGAACAGCGTGGCGCGATCGCGTGACGCACGTTCTGGCCGGGCCGCGCTCGGAGATGACGGTGCGAAATGCCGGCGCCGGCGCCCTGATTCTCGTCACGTCCCGCTTTGGGCGTACGACGACGTATGGCCTGGTGAGCATCCATCCTCGCTCCGCCACGCGGTCGCATGTGCGCACCATCGTCTGGATGCATCCGCGAACGGGACTGGCACGTGGCATCGATGCCATCGATGTCCGCGTGCGAGCGTCGTTCATTCGCGCCTTCATCGAACCCGACATCGTTGCGGGAGAAGGAATACAGTTCGACCCACGGCGCACCATTGGTGCCGACGCGCTGGTCTCGGAGTACCTGGCCTGGCTGGCGGCACGCGCGCGCCCGGCCGCAGAACCACGACCCACCGCGTCGTAG
- a CDS encoding radical SAM protein, with product MASAPVKVLIVTGSYLSAREGSLLRALWKQVVQARHAQHAWLEAKVKATVAESVLLGRLHARRHRQRLSPEMRALLETRENVATPELTEVVLATALAREGIDFELLTFDDLLRGTDNSDAKLRACDVVFASATFLRDLSELEPLLVRLKRPWNRIVVGGALAGTLHLQWDGSPLIDILAVGYGESLVPALAEWIRSGFRTLVPPERGRLQGAGPTRVLFSGVPATLSLDALDRPDWGLVARRRGERYRMIHYESVRGCPYRCAFCNYPYLFDDTKFRTRSARRMADDWEHYATTLGVEYITCLDSLFTMPTRRLLEFCDELVRRNIGIKWICYARADDLLDADVVRAMRAAGCIQVQIGIESGDQGQLDRMQKRTTARDNARALATCRDAGLTTVISLIVGFPGETRATLEATRDMLVASSPDFHFLATFSTRVATVPILAPDLAARHGLVTHANPRTVSPYWAHTTMSCSEVGHHVRWLANELVERRVSLDATLFYEGILQYQPAIRDEMLDFQRDAMRGAPLVRRVFATLHRWIDRQLRADVARTLGTPTHGAPTPGELLPVSRRALAAHRSTPARATT from the coding sequence ATGGCATCTGCGCCAGTGAAGGTCCTCATCGTCACGGGGAGCTACCTGTCGGCGCGCGAAGGAAGCCTGCTTCGCGCGCTGTGGAAACAGGTGGTGCAGGCGCGCCACGCCCAGCACGCGTGGCTGGAAGCCAAGGTAAAGGCGACGGTCGCCGAGTCGGTGCTGCTCGGCCGGCTGCACGCGCGTCGGCATCGTCAGCGGTTGTCGCCGGAAATGCGCGCGCTGCTCGAAACGCGCGAGAACGTCGCCACCCCCGAGCTCACCGAAGTCGTGCTCGCCACGGCGCTCGCCCGCGAGGGAATCGACTTCGAGCTCCTCACCTTCGACGACCTGCTGCGCGGCACCGACAACAGCGACGCGAAGCTGCGCGCGTGCGACGTGGTCTTCGCATCGGCAACGTTCCTCCGCGACCTGAGCGAGCTGGAGCCCTTGCTGGTGCGCCTCAAGCGTCCCTGGAATCGTATCGTCGTGGGCGGCGCACTCGCCGGAACGCTGCACCTGCAATGGGACGGGTCGCCACTCATCGACATCCTCGCAGTGGGATACGGAGAGTCACTCGTTCCGGCCCTCGCCGAGTGGATTCGCTCCGGCTTTCGCACGTTGGTCCCGCCGGAGCGCGGGCGGCTCCAGGGCGCTGGCCCGACGCGGGTGCTGTTCAGCGGAGTGCCAGCCACGCTTTCCCTCGACGCACTCGACCGCCCCGACTGGGGGCTGGTCGCGCGACGCCGCGGAGAGCGCTATCGCATGATCCACTACGAGAGCGTGCGCGGCTGCCCGTATCGGTGTGCCTTCTGCAACTATCCGTACCTCTTCGACGACACGAAGTTCCGCACGCGCTCCGCCCGGCGCATGGCCGACGACTGGGAACATTACGCCACCACGCTGGGCGTGGAGTACATCACCTGCCTGGACTCGCTCTTCACCATGCCCACGCGCCGGCTGCTCGAGTTCTGCGACGAGCTCGTCAGGCGCAACATCGGCATCAAGTGGATCTGCTATGCCCGCGCCGATGACCTGCTGGACGCGGACGTCGTGCGCGCCATGCGTGCGGCGGGGTGCATCCAGGTGCAAATCGGGATCGAGTCGGGAGACCAGGGGCAGCTCGACCGCATGCAGAAGCGCACGACGGCGCGCGACAATGCACGCGCGCTGGCGACCTGCCGCGACGCGGGGCTCACGACCGTCATCTCACTCATCGTCGGCTTCCCGGGCGAGACGCGCGCGACGCTCGAGGCCACGCGCGACATGCTGGTCGCGTCATCCCCCGACTTCCACTTCCTGGCCACCTTCTCGACGCGCGTGGCGACGGTCCCCATCCTCGCTCCCGATCTCGCCGCGCGCCACGGGCTGGTGACGCACGCGAATCCACGAACTGTCTCGCCCTACTGGGCGCACACGACGATGTCCTGCAGCGAGGTGGGGCATCATGTGCGGTGGCTCGCGAACGAACTGGTCGAGCGGCGCGTATCGCTCGACGCCACGCTGTTCTACGAGGGGATCCTGCAATACCAGCCAGCCATTCGTGACGAGATGCTCGATTTCCAACGCGACGCGATGCGCGGCGCCCCGCTGGTCCGACGGGTGTTCGCGACGCTGCATCGCTGGATCGACCGGCAGCTGCGTGCCGATGTGGCGCGAACGTTAGGCACCCCGACGCACGGCGCCCCGACGCCAGGCGAGTTGCTGCCCGTCTCGCGGCGAGCGTTGGCGGCGCATCGCTCCACTCCGGCTCGCGCGACCACGTGA
- a CDS encoding B12-binding domain-containing radical SAM protein — MNDLDARHDSSGSSGSNGSSGARGAGATSARPLRIALISPKGPLYRHRGGIWKKSLRYQPLTLTTLAALVPRDVPHSIVLFDEGITDVPLDLDVDLIGITVITGTAVRAYELADRFRARGITVVLGGPHVTLIPDDAQPHADAIVVGYAEESWPQLLRDVRDGTLVPRYVQRPGLDIGGQPFPRRELLPSAHFLTNNVFEATRGCVHPCEFCVVPTAWGRKPYQKPVHEVVADIRQHGARKLIFVDLNIIADRRYAVELFTALIPLRLQWYGLSTVLLADDDELLALAQRSGCTGLLMGLESLSTTNLRGNRKGFNSPEQYARVVERLHAHGIALQGCFVFGLDDDTPDVFLKTAEFAVEARIDLPRFAVVTPFPNTPLYKRLDAEGRILTRNWELYDAQHVVFQPRHMSVRELQLGIEAAWKHAYSYRSIWRRLRHSPAPWPVRIGTNLGYRFYANNLSRFYNCDWIIGRAPSAQRMPPPAGTTPIPESVAREPEAVS; from the coding sequence GTGAACGATCTTGACGCGAGGCATGACTCCAGCGGTTCCAGCGGTTCCAACGGCTCCAGCGGCGCGCGCGGCGCCGGCGCCACGTCGGCGCGACCGCTGCGTATTGCGCTCATATCGCCCAAGGGGCCGCTCTACCGGCATCGCGGCGGGATCTGGAAGAAGTCGCTGCGTTACCAGCCGCTCACGCTCACCACGCTCGCCGCGCTCGTTCCGCGCGACGTGCCGCACAGCATCGTCCTCTTCGATGAGGGGATCACCGACGTTCCGCTCGACCTCGACGTCGACCTGATCGGCATCACCGTCATCACGGGGACGGCGGTGCGCGCGTATGAACTGGCCGATCGTTTTCGCGCCCGCGGGATCACCGTGGTGCTGGGCGGGCCGCATGTCACGCTGATCCCCGACGACGCGCAGCCGCACGCCGACGCAATCGTCGTCGGATACGCGGAGGAGAGCTGGCCGCAACTCCTGCGCGACGTGCGCGATGGCACGCTGGTGCCGCGCTACGTACAGCGCCCGGGGCTCGACATCGGCGGGCAACCGTTTCCCCGGCGTGAGCTCCTCCCCAGCGCGCACTTCCTCACCAACAATGTCTTCGAGGCCACGCGCGGCTGCGTGCACCCATGCGAGTTCTGCGTCGTTCCCACCGCGTGGGGACGCAAGCCGTACCAGAAGCCGGTGCACGAAGTGGTCGCCGACATCCGGCAGCACGGCGCGCGCAAGCTCATCTTCGTCGACCTCAACATCATTGCCGACCGTCGCTACGCCGTGGAGCTGTTCACCGCGCTCATCCCGTTGCGGCTGCAATGGTACGGGTTGTCGACGGTGCTGCTGGCGGACGACGATGAACTGCTCGCCCTCGCGCAGCGGAGCGGGTGCACCGGACTGCTCATGGGGCTCGAGTCGCTCTCGACGACGAACCTCAGGGGAAACCGCAAGGGGTTCAACTCTCCCGAGCAGTACGCCCGCGTGGTGGAACGCTTGCACGCGCACGGGATCGCGCTGCAAGGGTGCTTTGTCTTCGGCCTCGATGACGACACGCCGGACGTCTTCCTCAAGACGGCGGAGTTCGCGGTGGAGGCGCGGATCGACCTCCCGCGCTTTGCCGTCGTGACCCCCTTTCCCAACACGCCGCTCTACAAGCGCCTGGACGCGGAGGGGCGCATCCTCACCAGGAACTGGGAGCTGTACGACGCGCAGCACGTCGTGTTCCAACCCAGGCACATGAGCGTGCGGGAGTTGCAGCTGGGGATCGAGGCGGCATGGAAGCACGCCTACAGCTATCGCTCCATCTGGCGACGCCTGCGCCATTCGCCGGCGCCATGGCCGGTGCGCATCGGGACCAACCTGGGGTATCGCTTCTACGCCAACAACCTGTCGCGCTTCTACAACTGCGACTGGATCATCGGGCGCGCGCCCTCCGCGCAGCGCATGCCGCCGCCGGCAGGTACAACGCCTATCCCTGAGTCGGTGGCGCGCGAGCCGGAGGCGGTGTCGTGA